AGATTTTTGCAAGACCTCTATTTTTTCAATATTAGGAGTCATTAAGGGAATTATCCATTCTATACCCACACCCTCTACTACTCTTCGAATAGTTATAGAGCCGCCTGGTTCATGACCGTGTTTTACTGCAATAACCAGTCCTTCCACTCTCTGTAAGCGGTCCTTTTTGCCCTCTTTAATGCGTTGAGTGATTCTTACCATCATTCCAGTTTGTATTTCTGGCCAGCGAGAAGAGTCAAACTTTTTTTTGATATCTTCAATAGAAATTTTTTTTGCCATAAAATCTAATAAAATAAGGAAAACAGTTCAAAAACTTCCGTATCTTAGCATAAACAGTAGACTTTGCCAAGTCCTGCCTAGCCGCCTTTTTAATTATTTAGTTTTT
The window above is part of the Candidatus Paceibacterota bacterium genome. Proteins encoded here:
- the rplS gene encoding 50S ribosomal protein L19, giving the protein MAKKISIEDIKKKFDSSRWPEIQTGMMVRITQRIKEGKKDRLQRVEGLVIAVKHGHEPGGSITIRRVVEGVGIEWIIPLMTPNIEKIEVLQKSKVRRAKLYYIRERSQKQIRAALKNTLNVAHNDTSPKQATEEDKVKEEVKTE